A single Loxodonta africana isolate mLoxAfr1 chromosome 12, mLoxAfr1.hap2, whole genome shotgun sequence DNA region contains:
- the MCRIP2 gene encoding MAPK regulated corepressor interacting protein 2: MYTITKGPSKLVAQRRTGPPQQQVESRLGELLKCRQPAPPTPPPPRAQPPGPWPLSSPGPRLVFNRVNCRRPPATSPSLEGAQETYTLAHEENVRFVSEAWQQVEQQLDGGPAGESGPRPVQYEERTPNPRLQNFVPIDLDEWWAQQFLARITNCS; encoded by the exons ATGTATACTATCACCAAGGGGCCCAGCAAGCTCGTCGCGCAGCGCCGCACAG GCCCCCCGCAACAGCAGGTGGAGAGCAGGCTCGGCGAGCTCCTGAAATGCCGGCAGCCAGCCCCGCCAACGCCGCCTCCCCCGCGGGCGCAGCCGCCGGGACCTTGGCCCCTGTCGAG CCCAGGGCCCAGGCTGGTGTTCAATCGGGTGAATTGCCGGCGGCCCCCTGCCACGTCCCCATCCCTCGAAGGGGCCCAGGAGACCTACACACTGGCCCACGAGGAAAACGTCCGCTTTGTGTCCGAAG CCTGGCAGCAGGTAGAGCAGCAGCTGGATGGCGGCCCAGCCGGTGAGAGTGGGCCAAGGCCTGTGCAGTATGAGGAGAGGACCCCCAACCCCCGACTGCAGA ACTTTGTGCCCATTGACCTGGATGAGTGGTGGGCGCAGCAGTTCCTGGCCAGAATCACCAACTGCTCCTAG